Below is a genomic region from Kribbella qitaiheensis.
GTTCCATCTGTTCGAGCCCGCGGACCAGTACTTCGATGGCCGCGTTGTGGCCGGAGCGGAACGGTACGGCGGGGCGCAGTGCGGCGATGCCGGCGTTCTGGGCGTCGAGGACCAGTTGGTAGAGCTCACGCTGGCGTGGGGTGAACTCGCCGCTGATCGGGAACGTCCGGGTGATGTCGGCGGTGTAGAGGTTGCGGTTCTCCACACCCATGTCGAGCAGCATCAGGGTGCCGTCGTTCACCGGGCCGTCGTTCTCGATCCAGTGCAGGGTGGTGGCGTGCGGTCCGGCGGCGGCGATCGAGGTGTACCCGACGTCGTTGCCTTCCGCGCGGGCCCGGCGCCAGAAGGTGCCCTCGATCCAGCGTTCGCCGTACTTGCGGACCTGGTCCATGTCGCTCAGTACGTCGGAGAAGCCGCGGTGGGTGATCGCGCAGGCGTCGCGGAGTTGCTCGAGCTCGAAGGCGTCCTTGACCAGGCGCAGCTCCGACAGGGTGAAAGCTAGTTCGGCGTCGCGCTCGGCGTCGGTGCCTAGACCGCTCAGCAGCGACTTGATCGAGCTCTCCTCGCCACGGCGTACGCGGGTCGGGACGTCGCTCTTCAGTACGCCGGCGAGCTGGTCGACGTGCCGGGTCTCGATCCCGAACTCCCTGGCCGTCTCGGTCAGCGACGGACGACGGCCGGCCCAGAGCTCGCCGTACATCCGGTCGCGCCAGAACTCCTCGCCCTCGGCGCGGTCGGCCCGGGGACGGAAGTACAGCACCGAGTCGTGGCCGCTGGTGCCGTTCGGCTCCAGCACGAGGACCGCGTCGGAGGTCTGGTCGCCGACCAGCCAGACGTAGTCGGTGTGTGGGCGGAACACGTAGTCCGTGTCGTTGGAGCGCACCTTGTAAGTGCCGGCCGGGATCACCAGCCGCTCACCGGGGAAGACCTGCGAGAGCGCGTCGCGGCGCTTCGCGGCCCAGGTGCCGACGTCGCTGAGCGTGACGTCGGCGCGCTCGATATCGCCCCAGCCGGAGTTCATGAACTGGCGGAGTTTTTCCTGCGGCTCGTTGTCGTGCGTCGCCGTCTTCGGAGCGTTCTCCGTGCTTTCCGTCATCCTCGACCTGTCCTCGTCCTCAGCGCCGAGATGGTCAGCGCGTGTGCAGTTGATCGCCGCGGAGCGTGCCCGTGTCAGGCAGGGCCCTCGGCGGGGTCCGAGCCGATGCGGGTGATCGCATTGCGCTCGTCCACGAAGACTACGCTCGGTTCGAAGATCTTGGCCTCGGCGGTGTCGAGCATCCCGTAAGCAATGAGGATGACCAGGTCGCCCGGGTGGATCAGGTGCGCGGCGGCGCCGTTGATCCCGACGATCCCGGAGTCGCGCGGGCCCTCGATCAGGTAGGTGCTCAGCCGGTTGCCGTTGGTGATGTCGACGATGTCGACCTTCTCACCGGGCAGCAGGTTCGCCGCTTCCATCAGGGTGGCGTCGAGCGTGCACGATCCGACGTAGTCCAGGTCGGCCTGGGTGACGGTGGCTCGGTGGACCTTGGACTTCATCATTTCGCGCAGCATGGCGCTCATCATGCAGCCCGCGGCGATAACTGTCAGTGGCCGCCATCACGCCCGAACGGCGGATGGCGGCCATTGACTCTCGGTCAGCGGTTGGCCAGTTCGGGGACCCGCGGGGCGGGAGCCGTCGGCTGGGGCCGGAGGGAGTCGCCTTCGATGTCGACGTTGGGCAGCAGGCGGTTGAGCCAGCTGGGGAGCCACCAGGCGGACTTGCCGAGGAGGGCCATCACGGCGGGGACGATGGTCATCCGGACGATGAAGGCGTCGACGAAGACGGCGAAGGCGAGGCCGAGGCCGATCTCGCGGACCAGGGTCTCGCTGGACAGGATGAAGCCGGAGAAGACCCCGGGCGCTGTGGCTGAAGCCGTCGACGACGGAGCGGATCGGCCCGGCGCCGTGAACGTGTTGCTCACGCATCCTGGTCACCAGGAAGACCTGGTAGTCCATCGCGAGGCCGAAGACGATGCCGACCAGGAAGACCGGCAGCATGCTGATCACCGGTCCCGTCTGCCCGGTGATGCCGAACAGGTCTGCCAGCCAGCCCCACTGGAACACCGCGACCACCGCGCCGAAGGTCGAACCCACCGTGAGCAGGAACCCGAGCGTCGCCTTCAGCGGAACGAGGACGGACCGGAAGACCACCATCAGCAGCAGGAACGCGAGCCCGATCACCAAGGCCAGATAGGGAACCAGCGCCGACCCGAGCTTGGCGGAGATGTCGATGTTGAACGCGGTCGCGCCGGTGACCGATACCTCCGCGCCGGCGCCCGGCGGTACGTCGCGGATCGCCGCGACCAGGTCCTTCGTCTGGGTGCTGCTCGGTCCGCTGGCCGGGATGACGCGCAGCACCGCCGTATCGCCTGCCTGGTTGAAGACGGCCGGGGTCACCGCGGTGACGTCGGGCAGTCCCTTGAGCTTGTTCTCGATCCGCGCGGCCGTACCCTTCGGGTTCTGGGCCTTGGAGCCGTCGATGACCACCATCAGCGGGCCGTTGAAGCCGGGACCGAAGCCGTCGGACAGCGTGTCGTACGCCTTGCGCTGGGTGGAGGAGGGCGGCGGTGAAGGCGGCCCCGAGGCCCATCTGGGTGAGGAACGGGATCCCGACGACGGACAACCCGGCCAGCGCGATGACCACTGTGAGTCCGGCGAAGACCACCGCGGAGCCCGCCGTACCGACCGCGTGTCCGACGGCTTCCTCCGGCTCCTTGCCGGCGGCGATCTCGTGCCGGTAGCGGGACATGATGAACAGGGCGTAGTCGATGCTGACCGCGAGGCCGATCATGAACGCCAGGATCGGCGTACCCGAGCCGATGTCGACGAAGCCGGTGGCGGCGGTGATCCCGGCCGCGCCGATGCCGACCGCGATGATTGCCGCCAGCAACGGAAGTCCGGCGGCGACGGATCAAACGATCGAGCGACAGCCGCACCGACGTGCGGCCAGGGTTACGACGTCTGCTGCCAAGAGCTTCTCGACCTCGTCCGACGTACTCATGAGAGGGAGTTCGCGGCCTGGACTGTCAAGGCACGAAGGGATTCGTAGCGCGGGCGGAGCTCGGCGACCCGGTCGACGTCCGCGGCGACGGGCCGCAGCGATTCGCCGCAGGGAGCGGGGGAGAGCCCCAGTGCGACGGCCGCCGCGCCGCGCGCACCGACCTCGGCTTCGGCGCAGACCTCGGTCGGCCGGGCGAACGTCGCGGTCAGGCAGTTGCGCCACCAGGCCGAGGCATCGATCCCGCCGCCACCCAGCACAACCTCCAACTGCCGGCCGAACAAGCCGTCCAGCATTCGAAGCCCACGGTCGATCTCAAGCGAAGCGCCTTGCAGGGAAGCGGCCAAGAGGTCGGCGGCGGTGTCGTCGAAAGACAGCCCGAAGTACGCGCCGGACCCACCCGGCACGGTTTCAGGTGGCCTGGTCCCGGCCTGGAAGGGAACACCGATCACCCGCGACGAGCCGATCTCGATCCCGGTCGGTTCCCGGTGCCCGGCGTCGAGCTGCAGTACGCCGGTCAGCCACGCATGCAGGTTCCCCGCGGCAGAGAAGGCCATTCCGGTCACCGCGCGCTTGTCGTCGACGCGATACCGCCACAACTCCCACGGTAGTTCGGGCGCGTCTTCGATCGGATGCACGACCCGCACGGCAGCCGACGTACCGACCGTCACGGCCGCCGTCGTCTCGTCGTACCCGCCGGTCCCGACGTTCGACGCGGCCCCGTCACCTGTCGGCGGATGAATCGGTACGCCGGCGAGCGCGGGCCATCTCAGCGCGAAGGCAGATGACAGCACTCCGGTCCAGCCGGTCGGCACGATCGGGGGCAGCTGCGACCCGGAAACCCCTGCCACCGCAAGCGCTTCGGCGTCGTACGCGCCGGAGGCGAGGTCGAGGGTGCCCGTTCCGGACGCGATCGACACCGACGTGACCCGTTCGGAGGTCAGCCGCTCAAGCACGAGATCCGGCAACCCGGCATAGAAAGCAGGCGAAACGATCGACCGCAGCCAGGGTATCCGCCGGGGCCAGTAGAGCCGGTGCAACCAGGCGCCGGTCCTGGCATGGAAGGCGCACTCGTCGAAGTCGGACCCCACCGGAGCGGGCACGGAACGCGTGTCCACCCAGGGGATCACGGGCGTCAGCGCCGCTCCGGTCGAAGACAGCGCGACGATCGAGTGCCACTGGGACGACAGCACGATGTCGCTGATGTCGACGAGGTGCCCGTTCTGCTGCAGCTCGTCCAGGCAGCCCAGGAGCCCCTCGACGTAGTCGTGCAGATCGAGCGTCGCTGCGCCGCCGGCGCCGTACGACGGACTGATCTTGTGCCTCGCGAGTGCGCCTTCTACGGGCGACAGATCGGGCGAGAGCACCAGGGCACGAGCGGACGACGTGCCAAGGTCCAAAGCGAGGACCCGGCTGTCAGTCTTCGGCATGCAGGGCCTTCAGGAACGAAGCGGCCCAGACGTTCACGTCGTGCGCGGCCAGGTGTTTGCGCATCGCCTTCATCCGGCGGCCGAGCTGGCGGTCGTCGGTGTTCATGGCGTCGACGATGGTGTCCTTCATCCCGTTGATGTCGTGCGGGTTCACCAGGAAGGCCTGCCGGAACTCGTCGGCCGCACCGGCGAACTCGCTCAGCACCAGCGCGCCGGTGTCGTCGTACCGGCAGGCGACGTACTCCTTGGCGACCAGGTTCATCCCGTCGCGCAACGGCGTCACCACGGCCACGTCGGCGGCCCGGAACAGCGCTGCCATCTCGGTCCGCGAGTAGGAGGTGTGCAGGTAGTTGATCGCGGGAGTGCCGATCCGGCCGTGCTCGCCGTTGATCCGGCCGACCAGCAACTCGATCTCGTCCCGCAGTACGCGGTACTGCTCCACGCGCTCCCGTGAAGGCGTCGCCACCTGGATGAATACGGCGTCGTCGACCGAGACGCGGCCCTCGTCGAGGAGCTCACCGAAGCCGCGCAGCCGTTGCCGGATGCCCTTGGTGTAGTCGAGCCGGTCCACGCCGAGCAGGATGTGCGCGGGGTTGCCGACCTCCTTGCGCATCTCGAGCGCGCGGGCCTCGGTCTCCGGCTGCCGGGCGAGCTGCTCGAGTTCGCCGACGTCGATGGAGATCGGGAACGCCTTGGCGCGGACGATCCGGTCGTCCGGCAGGTGGATGCGGTCGCCGCGGGTCCTGAGGCCCATCCGGTTGCGGGCCAGCCGGGCGAAGTTCGAGGCGGCGCCGGGACGCTGGAAGCCGACCAGGTCCGCTCCCATCAGCCCGTCCAGGATCTGGCGGCGCCACGGCATCTGCGCGAACAGCTCGGTGGGCGGGAACGGGATGTGCAGGAAGAAGCCGATCCGTACGTCGGGGCGCAGGCGGCGCAGCATCGCCGGGACGAGCTGCAGCTGGTAGTCGTGCACCCAGACCACAGCGTTGTCGTCAGCAGCGTCTGCCGCCGCCTCGGCGAACCGGCGGTTCACTGCGACGTACGACTCCCACCACTCCCGGTGGAACTCCGGCGCCACGATCACGTCGTGGTACAGCGGCCAGAGCGTCGCGTTGGAGAAGCCCTCGTAGTACAGCTGGATGTCCTCGGCCGACAGTGTCACCGGGACCAGGTGCATCCCGCCCTCGTCGAACGGGTCGACCTTCTCGTCGGCGCCGCCGGTCCAGCCGATCCAGGCGCCGTGGTGGCGCTGCATCACCGGTGCCAGGGCCGTTACCAGCCCACCTGGGCTGCGCCGCCACGCAGTTGTGCCGTCGGGCATCTCGGTCCGGTCGACCGGTAGCCGGTTGGCCACCACCACGAAGGAACTGCGTCCGCTCGGCATCAGTTGTTATCCACCCAGGTATTCGTCGTCGCCGGGGTAGCTGACCCCGATCTGTCTACGTGTCTCGTCGAGCAGCTCGAGAATCTCGACCGTGGCGGCGTGCGGGAGCGCTGGGCACTCGACCTGGCCGGCGCGGAAGGAGCGCATCACCTCGGCTGCTTCGTAGTGGTACCCAGCGCCATGCATCGGTACTTCGACCCGCTCGTCGCCCGAGGCTGTCTGGCGTACGTAGTACTCCGGGTGGTGGAACCCGCCAGGCAGCAGCAGCGAACCGTCCGGACCGCTGACCGAGGCGTTGAACGGGTGATGCGAGCGCAGCCCACAGGTGAGCCCGGCCACGGCGCCGGACGCGTACCGCCACGACATCGCGACGCTCAGGTCCACACCGTCCTCGTTCAGCGATCCGACGGCCTTGACCTCTTCGGGACGGCCGAGCGCCATGTACGCGAACGTCATCGGGTAGATGCCGCCGTCCATCAGCACCCCGCCGCCCAGCTCCCGGTCGAGCAGCCGGGGCGGGAGCTGCGGCCGGTGGAAGCCGAAGTCGGCCAGCGCCTGCATCGGTTCGCCGATCACACCCTTGGCGAGGTCCGCGAACATCGCCTGGACGACAGGGTTGGTGCGCATCCACATCGCCTCGGCGAACAGGGTCTTGGACTCATGTGCCACCGCGACCAGGTCCGCAGCCTGCTTGGCCGTCAGCGTCACCGGCTTCTCGCAGAGCACCGCGATCCCGGCCTGTAACGCCATCCTGGCGATCCCGTAGTGCTGCGGATGCGGCGTACCGATGTAGAGCACGTCGACGGTGCCCGACTCGATCAGCCGGCGATAGTCGTCGTAGCGGTGCTCGATCCCGAACTGCTCACCGAACCGGTCGGCACTGCCCTGGGATCGGGACGCGACGGCGGTCACCACGGCGTCGTCGAGGACCGCCAGGTCTTTCGTGAACGAGGTGGAGATGTTGCCAGTCGCAACGATTCCCCAGCGGACGCGATCTATACCCATTGTCTGAACTCCGGGGTCGGGAACGGACCGGTTGCCTTGATTCTCGCGGTTTCGAACGCGTGCGCCAAGCGAATGAGGGTGGCATCACTCCGCCCGGTACCGCTGAAGGTGATCCCGACCGGCAGTCCTTCGACCAGTCCGGACGGGACCGACATCAGGGGGTAACCGGCCAGGGCGGCATGGGTGGACGAACTGCCGAGGACGTGGTCGCCGTTGACCAGATCGATCGACCAGGCCGGCGAGTACGCCGGGGTGACCAGCGCGTCGAGCTGGTTGTCCCGGAGCAGGCCGTCGATGCCGTCGCGGCCGGCCCTGAGTGCGGACAACCGGGCGGCGACGTAAGTGGGCGAATCCAGCCCGTCGGTCTGCTCGGAGCGCTCGAACAACTCCTGGCCGAAGTACCGCAACTCTTCGTGGGCATGGGCCTTGTTGAAGGCGATCACGTCCGCGAGGGTGCGCGGGCCGCCCGGCTGCCGGGTGGCCAGATACGCGGCGAGGTCGACCTTCATCTCGTGGAACAGGATCGAGACCTGATCCTCCTCGCTGCCCGGAGTCGGCAGCGACAACCCGTCGACGACGGTGGCGCCGGCTGCCGACAACAAGGACAACGCTTCCTCGGTGACGCGGTCGAGGCCGACCGAGTACCCCCACAAGGGCCCTCTCGGCACACCGATCCGTACGCCGGTCAGGTCGTCGCCGAGGCAATGCGACTCGTAGTCCGTGCCGCCGCCGGTCAGTACGGTGAGCAGCGCGGCCGCCTGGCGAACAGTCTTCGTCATCGGCCCGGCGGTGTCCTGGGAGTGCGACAGCGGGATGATGCCCTGCTGCGGGATCAGCCCGACGGTGGGCTTCAGCCCGACGATGCCGTTCAGCGCGGCCGGGCAGACGATCGACCCGTTCGTCTCCGTCCCGATGGCGAGCTCCGCGAGACCGGCCGCGACGGCCCGCGCCGGAGCCGCTGGAGGAACCGCCCGCGGAACGGTTCAACGCATACGGATTGCGGGTCAGACCGCCGTACCCGCTCCAGCCGGACGACGAGGACGAGCCGCGGAAGTTGGCCCACTCGCTCAGGTTGGTCTTGCCGAGCACGATGCAGCCCGCCTCGCGCAACCGGCGTACCAGCGGGGCGTCGTACGGCGGTGGTGGCTGGTCGGCCAGCGCGAGCGAGCCGGCGGTGGTCGGCAGGTCGGCCGTGTCGATGTTGTCCTTCACCAGCACGGCCATTCCGTGCAGGGGACCACGGATCCGGCCGTCGTCACGCTCCGCGTCCAGGCGAGCGGCTTCGGTCAGGGCAGCTGGGTTCGGCGTGCAGACGGAGTTGATCAGCGGGTCCACCTCGGACCGCCTCGCCTGCAGCTCTTCGACCGTCGCGATGGCGGGTCGCGGGCCGGGCGACACGTCGCCGAGGCCCTGTCGAGTTGAGCTCACACCCACGATCCTGCCAGAGTTGGCCGGGCCCGACCGTCCGCCCGACATGTCGCCGCCACCAGGCGGAGGGTGAATGACATGACTGTTGTTCCCCCGTACAGTGGAGCGCGGACGGACATCGCCGACCGCACGGGAGACACCAGCAGATGGACAGCGCCAACGCCAGCTCCTCCGGCTCAGCCGAAGCAGCCCAGCCGGCTGTCGCTGGATTATCGGACCGTGATGGGGCGATCCTCGGCTTCGAGCGGCACTGGTGGAAGTACGCCGGCGCCAAGGAGCAGGCGATCCGGGACCAGTTCCAGATGTCGGCCACCCGCTACTACCAGGTGCTGAACGCGCTGATCGACCGGCCCGAGGCACTCGCGCACGACCCGTTGCTGGTGAAGCGGCTGCGCCGGTTGCGCGCCGCCAGGCAACGCGCCCGATCCGCCCGTCGCTTGGGTATCGAGGTCTGAACTTGACCCGCCCGAAGGACGACAAGGGCCAGATCCTCTCGTCCCTCGTCGCCGTGCTCGCAGTCGTGGCCATCGTCGGTGGCCTGCTGGTGCTGTTCGGGACCAGGGGCAGCAACTCCGTGGCCGACTCCAAGCCGGCCGCTTCGACGCCGAAGACGTCGGCCAAGCCCTCCGACGTGCCGGTGATCTCCCCGACTCCGACCGCCGGTCCATCGACCCCTGCTCCGTCGACTGCTGTTTCGTCGACCGCTGTTCCGCCGACCGCGCCGACGTCGGCGCCGACCTCTGTGCCCACGGTTCCGGTCTCCGAGCGACCCGCCGTCGAGGTGTACAACAACACCCCGCGCAAGGGGCTCGCGGACGATGTGTCGATCCGCGCCCGGCGGGCCGGCTGGACCGTGGCCGGCCGGGACAACTGGCACGGCAAGATCGTCACCAGCACCGTCTACTTCCCGGCCGGGATGGAAGCCGACGCCACCCAGTTGGCCAAGGACATCGGCGTGGGCCGGATCAAGGACGCGCTCGAGAACATGAAGAAGGACAGGCTGACCGTCATCCTGACGACGGACTACGCCGGATGAGCACTCCGGTTCTGGTGACACAGGCCGGCCGGGACGGTTGGGAAGCGATCGTCAAGGATCCCGCCGGGGCGGTGATCGCCTCGGATTTCGACGGCACTCTGTCCCCGCTGGTCGAGGATCCGGCGATGTCCCGGGCGGCCGACGGAGCGCTTGACGCTTTGGCGCGACTGGCCGGCGTGGGTGCGCAGGTGGCGATCGTCACCGGGCGGCCCGCGCTGGTGGCAACCGAGCTGTCCGGTGTCAGTGGCCACGCAGGACTCGGCAGCCTCGTAGTACTGGGGCACTACGGGCTGGAGCGCTGGGAGGCCTCTACAGGTGCCGTGACCAGCGAGCCCGTTCCCGCGGGTGTAGCCGTCGCGCGCGAGCAACTCCCTGCCGTACTACGCGACGCGGGGCAGCCGGATGCGTTCGTGGAGGACAAGGACAGCTCGCTGGCGGTCCACACTCGCAGACTGCCTGATCCGGCGGGGGCGCTAGAGGCTTTGCGTACGCCGCTGTCGGAGCTGGCCTCGTCAGTAGGCCTTCACCTGGAGCCGGGCAACCTGGTGCTGGAGCTGCGCCCGCCCGGGATCGACAAGGGGCTAGCCCTGCGTCGTTTGCTCGACAGCACCGGGGCTCGCTCGATCCTGTACGCCGGTGACGACCTGGGTGACCTGGCTGCCTTCAAAGCCCTTCAGGCTCTCCGCGCCGACGGTCTGCACGCAGTACTGGTTGCAGCGCGGTCGTCGGGTGCCACCGCGCTTACTGAGTCCGCCGACATCGTCGTGGACGACCCGGCGGGGGTAGTAACCGTCCTCACTGCCCTCGCGGATGCGATCGCAACGCGCTGAACGCCTGGCTCAGCGTCTTGCCGAGGGACTGCACCGGATATTCGGTGTAGCCGCCGTCGTCGAGGCCGGCCAGCCGCTCGAAGATGTTCCGGGAAGCCGGACAGCCGGTCCGTAACAGGGACCAGCTCGCGGCGAGGATGTACAGCGGGAGCATCGGCAGGCCGATCAGGCAGAAGTACTGCCAGGAGTGCCGTTCCTCGTGCTTGATCAGCGTCGGCTGCTCGTCGAAGTACGCACGGTCGTGTTTGGTCAGGATCAGGTTCCCGATCGTGAAAGCGCCGGCGACCGGAAACTTCAGCCGGTAACCCGTCGCGTAGAACAATCCCCGCGGCCCGCGGCTGAACCGGGCCCGCCCGAGCACGCCGACCAGCACCCCGGTCAGCGTCGAGAGATTGATCGTGTTCACCACCAGCTTCACAGCCTGCCACCCCGACATCGCCATGCCTCAGTATGTGGTTCTGTCGGCGCGGTAGGTAAGACTTGCGGTGTGAGCTCGGTGGTACGGCGGTGGCGGCCCTGGGCGGCCTGTGGATCCTCAGATGGTGATCGGGGGGCTACGGAAGGGGCCAGGAGATCCCGCGTACGTGTATGACGGGCGGACTATCTGGCGAGCCACCAGGACGCCGGACGGGCCGGTCCTGTTGCGATTGACGCCGTACTCCGCGGTGGCCGAGGTCGAAGCCGAGGCGTGGGGTCCGGGGGCGGGCTGGGCGCTGGACGGGGTTCCCGAGTTGCTGGGAGACGCGGACAGCTGGGACGGGTTCGAGCCGCTGCCGGAGCATCAGCCGCTGGTCGATGCGGCGAGGCGGTTCCCGCACTTCCGGGTGCCGCGGACGCGAGCCGTGTTCGAGGCGATGGCGGCGGCCGGGATCGAGCAGGTGGTGACCGGGAAGGAAGCGTTCGCGGGGTGGCGGATGCTGCTGCGTGAGTACGGCGAGCCGGCGCCGGGTCCGGGGTCGCCGGACGGGCGCAAGATGATGGTCCCACCGTCGCCGGAGGAGTGGCGGCTGATCCCGTCCTGGCAGTGGTTGCGGGCCGGGGTCGAAGGCCGGCGGTCGCGAGTCGTCATCACAGCGGCGACGCGGGCCGCGGCGTTGGAGCGGACGCTCGAGCTGACCGACGGCGTGGAGATCGAGCGACGGCTGCGGTCGTTGCCTGGCGTCGGGGTCTGGACCGCGGCCGAAGTACGGCAGCGGGCGCACGGGGACGCGGACGC
It encodes:
- a CDS encoding amidase family protein — its product is MGTETNGSIVCPAALNGIVGLKPTVGLIPQQGIIPLSHSQDTAGPMTKTVRQAAALLTVLTGGGTDYESHCLGDDLTGVRIGVPRGPLWGYSVGLDRVTEEALSLLSAAGATVVDGLSLPTPGSEEDQVSILFHEMKVDLAAYLATRQPGGPRTLADVIAFNKAHAHEELRYFGQELFERSEQTDGLDSPTYVAARLSALRAGRDGIDGLLRDNQLDALVTPAYSPAWSIDLVNGDHVLGSSSTHAALAGYPLMSVPSGLVEGLPVGITFSGTGRSDATLIRLAHAFETARIKATGPFPTPEFRQWV
- the otsB gene encoding trehalose-phosphatase; translation: MSTPVLVTQAGRDGWEAIVKDPAGAVIASDFDGTLSPLVEDPAMSRAADGALDALARLAGVGAQVAIVTGRPALVATELSGVSGHAGLGSLVVLGHYGLERWEASTGAVTSEPVPAGVAVAREQLPAVLRDAGQPDAFVEDKDSSLAVHTRRLPDPAGALEALRTPLSELASSVGLHLEPGNLVLELRPPGIDKGLALRRLLDSTGARSILYAGDDLGDLAAFKALQALRADGLHAVLVAARSSGATALTESADIVVDDPAGVVTVLTALADAIATR
- the panD gene encoding aspartate 1-decarboxylase, with amino-acid sequence MLREMMKSKVHRATVTQADLDYVGSCTLDATLMEAANLLPGEKVDIVDITNGNRLSTYLIEGPRDSGIVGINGAAAHLIHPGDLVILIAYGMLDTAEAKIFEPSVVFVDERNAITRIGSDPAEGPA
- a CDS encoding aminopeptidase P family protein, with amino-acid sequence MTESTENAPKTATHDNEPQEKLRQFMNSGWGDIERADVTLSDVGTWAAKRRDALSQVFPGERLVIPAGTYKVRSNDTDYVFRPHTDYVWLVGDQTSDAVLVLEPNGTSGHDSVLYFRPRADRAEGEEFWRDRMYGELWAGRRPSLTETAREFGIETRHVDQLAGVLKSDVPTRVRRGEESSIKSLLSGLGTDAERDAELAFTLSELRLVKDAFELEQLRDACAITHRGFSDVLSDMDQVRKYGERWIEGTFWRRARAEGNDVGYTSIAAAGPHATTLHWIENDGPVNDGTLMLLDMGVENRNLYTADITRTFPISGEFTPRQRELYQLVLDAQNAGIAALRPAVPFRSGHNAAIEVLVRGLEQMELLPVSADEALDPSSGIYQRYTLHGVSHMLGLDVHDCSSARNDKYVKGNVEAGYVLTVEPGLYFQAEDLTVPEDLRGIGIRIEDDILITKTGTENLSGAMPRDVEALQSWMSS
- a CDS encoding Gfo/Idh/MocA family protein, translated to MGIDRVRWGIVATGNISTSFTKDLAVLDDAVVTAVASRSQGSADRFGEQFGIEHRYDDYRRLIESGTVDVLYIGTPHPQHYGIARMALQAGIAVLCEKPVTLTAKQAADLVAVAHESKTLFAEAMWMRTNPVVQAMFADLAKGVIGEPMQALADFGFHRPQLPPRLLDRELGGGVLMDGGIYPMTFAYMALGRPEEVKAVGSLNEDGVDLSVAMSWRYASGAVAGLTCGLRSHHPFNASVSGPDGSLLLPGGFHHPEYYVRQTASGDERVEVPMHGAGYHYEAAEVMRSFRAGQVECPALPHAATVEILELLDETRRQIGVSYPGDDEYLGG
- a CDS encoding LytR C-terminal domain-containing protein is translated as MTRPKDDKGQILSSLVAVLAVVAIVGGLLVLFGTRGSNSVADSKPAASTPKTSAKPSDVPVISPTPTAGPSTPAPSTAVSSTAVPPTAPTSAPTSVPTVPVSERPAVEVYNNTPRKGLADDVSIRARRAGWTVAGRDNWHGKIVTSTVYFPAGMEADATQLAKDIGVGRIKDALENMKKDRLTVILTTDYAG
- a CDS encoding FGGY family carbohydrate kinase, which produces MPKTDSRVLALDLGTSSARALVLSPDLSPVEGALARHKISPSYGAGGAATLDLHDYVEGLLGCLDELQQNGHLVDISDIVLSSQWHSIVALSSTGAALTPVIPWVDTRSVPAPVGSDFDECAFHARTGAWLHRLYWPRRIPWLRSIVSPAFYAGLPDLVLERLTSERVTSVSIASGTGTLDLASGAYDAEALAVAGVSGSQLPPIVPTGWTGVLSSAFALRWPALAGVPIHPPTGDGAASNVGTGGYDETTAAVTVGTSAAVRVVHPIEDAPELPWELWRYRVDDKRAVTGMAFSAAGNLHAWLTGVLQLDAGHREPTGIEIGSSRVIGVPFQAGTRPPETVPGGSGAYFGLSFDDTAADLLAASLQGASLEIDRGLRMLDGLFGRQLEVVLGGGGIDASAWWRNCLTATFARPTEVCAEAEVGARGAAAVALGLSPAPCGESLRPVAADVDRVAELRPRYESLRALTVQAANSLS
- a CDS encoding alpha,alpha-trehalose-phosphate synthase (UDP-forming); translation: MPSGRSSFVVVANRLPVDRTEMPDGTTAWRRSPGGLVTALAPVMQRHHGAWIGWTGGADEKVDPFDEGGMHLVPVTLSAEDIQLYYEGFSNATLWPLYHDVIVAPEFHREWWESYVAVNRRFAEAAADAADDNAVVWVHDYQLQLVPAMLRRLRPDVRIGFFLHIPFPPTELFAQMPWRRQILDGLMGADLVGFQRPGAASNFARLARNRMGLRTRGDRIHLPDDRIVRAKAFPISIDVGELEQLARQPETEARALEMRKEVGNPAHILLGVDRLDYTKGIRQRLRGFGELLDEGRVSVDDAVFIQVATPSRERVEQYRVLRDEIELLVGRINGEHGRIGTPAINYLHTSYSRTEMAALFRAADVAVVTPLRDGMNLVAKEYVACRYDDTGALVLSEFAGAADEFRQAFLVNPHDINGMKDTIVDAMNTDDRQLGRRMKAMRKHLAAHDVNVWAASFLKALHAED
- a CDS encoding MMPL family transporter, coding for MVVIDGSKAQNPKGTAARIENKLKGLPDVTAVTPAVFNQAGDTAVLRVIPASGPSSTQTKDLVAAIRDVPPGAGAEVSVTGATAFNIDISAKLGSALVPYLALVIGLAFLLLMVVFRSVLVPLKATLGFLLTVGSTFGAVVAVFQWGWLADLFGITGQTGPVISMLPVFLVGIVFGLAMDYQVFLVTRMREQHVHGAGPIRSVVDGFSHSARGLLRLHPVQRDPGPRDRPRPRLRRLRRRLHRPDDHRPRRDGPPRQVRLVAPQLAQPPAAQRRHRRRLPPAPADGSRPAGPRTGQPLTESQWPPSAVRA
- a CDS encoding DNA-3-methyladenine glycosylase family protein, with product MVIGGLRKGPGDPAYVYDGRTIWRATRTPDGPVLLRLTPYSAVAEVEAEAWGPGAGWALDGVPELLGDADSWDGFEPLPEHQPLVDAARRFPHFRVPRTRAVFEAMAAAGIEQVVTGKEAFAGWRMLLREYGEPAPGPGSPDGRKMMVPPSPEEWRLIPSWQWLRAGVEGRRSRVVITAATRAAALERTLELTDGVEIERRLRSLPGVGVWTAAEVRQRAHGDADAFSFADYHVSRNVSYALTGEELDDEGTAELIEPYRGHRFRVQALLGLAGLAHPRFGPRKSLPTHTPGATNRLR
- a CDS encoding DUF3263 domain-containing protein, translated to MDSANASSSGSAEAAQPAVAGLSDRDGAILGFERHWWKYAGAKEQAIRDQFQMSATRYYQVLNALIDRPEALAHDPLLVKRLRRLRAARQRARSARRLGIEV